The genomic stretch CTAAATTAAACATTCGTTGATGTCAACTGCCTGACAGGTGATGGTGGACAAGGAGGCGGTGAACCAGGCTGTGGCCAGTTCTCATGACATCCACCTCCAGACCATCGACAACCGAGAGGACCAGCTCATGTCTCGTATACGCACATGGTACCAGAAGCTCTGCAATGACTATGAACAGTcagtatgatttttatttccttCCTATATTCTATATCTTATAAAGTGTAAGTACTAGGAACATTGCCATCATGCAAAAAACTTTacatatgttaaaaatttgtgTTAGTATCCCTGTTATTGTTTTTGGGTTTATTTGTAGGCTCAATCCGGATTTTCCTAAAATTTGGCATTTGGTCTGCAAATATATTCCCAAACCTCTTTcgcaaatttttaattttcataattttttagcCTACTAATTAGGTTTTTGTCCAAAACAAACTACAAAGTTTTTCTCAGAAATAGGTtgaactattttttattacatgtttcaaCATTGCACCACATAACagtgtgaaggaaataggattttcctGGAAATTTgccatatttttactttaattggtTTTAGACAGTGGTGTAGATAATCTATGACATACCAGTTTTTATGTACATACAATTTAAAAGGCATGGTAAATGTGTTCTCTacagtattaatattatcaatgcaACATTCTCACACTTGCATTACTATGGAACAGGTTTATTCAAATtctataaaaaccattttaatttagatatctatatttaattattcaccTACGACAtccacatttttattataaacatacataatagatttctgtataaaaaatgttttagtgcTTTTAACTGTGGCATTATCTATTGCATTTTtagttaaagttaaaagtttcaaatttgttttacacACAGACCCAATTCAGAAGCATTTTCAGCTAAGAATGCGACCCATCTAAGactgaaaaaaagaaatatttaacttaattttcgTTGTTTATCACAACATAGTAGATTAACATACACCTTGGAGCACATTTCTCGATAAATTATTGTGTCATTCAATTACACAAAAACAACTTTATCTGGTCAAATccatttttcttaagtttttgccttcattttctaaacataatgtgtcttcaatatataatatttttaatagtgttcAAACCCTCCCTTCcaaaaaacacaaagaaatacAAGATGTGTTCATCCCCTTGCAACTTTTGCTTATTGATAAGGCTCAAAACAGTTTTAGTGAGTTAAATGTTCActgttgataatttttatttctatcaactttagttttattagtatattttgatGTGTTATTGAAAAAGCAGTcagttctatattttaatttattattatttctatttaatattttactttaggcTAATATTATTATGCCATTTAGTGACAGATTGTgtattagttgaataaaaaatatgacatGTGATTTATAAAAGTATGTTATAACTTGTGCTATTAATTTACAGGGAGGAAACTGCACGATTCAGGGGCAGAGTCAACGAAATAGTCATGTTCTTAGAAATGCAAATCAAGGAATTTGAGcaatttcaagtcaacattgagGATGAGATGGGGCTGTTAATGATGACGGAAAACTCGTAAAACGATCTCACCGGCCGAACACGCAAGTCCaactataattgtattatttatacagtattgATCAGGATTATTTTTTCCTCGATTTTCACTGTCTATGGTCcagcattaaattttgtatttaactgtAATACAATACAGagttaacaattaataaaaatattttgtttctaatagCAACTTTCTGATGGTTTACTTTCTCTAATATACATACATAGAATATACGCAAGGGTCATTTTAATAGTAAGAACTGATTGTGCGTCGAGTTGGAGCAGGCTGTGACGTGACTTCCATTTGAGTTCAACCACTCTCGGCCAGACGTGCTCTACGCCACTATTGTTTCACACTGATGtgcttatattgttttgtttgtctgCGACATTATAAAGTGTTGGTAGAGTTGTAAATATCGCCCAGTCCTTGTCTCTTATCTTAATttggatattaaatatattctaaaccTGTATTGCTCAGGTTAGATCCTGTCCGTAACCAGTAGACCATGCAAGGAATCCCCAGAGGTCTCGGGATCAGGCCTTTTGTGCTCCAGCCAGCCTTGATTGCTTATATTAGATTTAGAAgtaaaaagaattcaaataaaaagtattcaaaGTAAAAGTAGTAGGTAAACTTTACTGTTGTGTACAGGACACGAGGGATCGGTAATTGAACTGAAAGACTGTTTTCGGTCACATCATTGACTGTGTATGGTTCACGGTTAGGGGGTAAGAAGGTAAGTGTCCGAGGCCAGGGCTGGATAGTGGACGTAGTGGTGGAATGAGGACAGTGGTGTGATGGAAGCAGCCAATGCGGTTTATTGAACTCAAACCACCCCATAtcacgtcacagcatcatacgatcccATACATAGATGTATCCAGCGACCTTTAGTAAATCATTACAGAGCCAGTAAACATAATCATgtgttactatataaaataataaaaattataatatttaatacattacacaattaaatatgccaatttataaaatatggtatacACATCCCATCACTGATCAGAAACAAGTACTCTATACAGCCACCTGCCCATCCCCCAAGTTcccctaaataaaaataatttaattcatcttAATTCTTGCCAGTCacgaaaaaatataatcttataaatatattgatctAAGATACTTAAGTTTAGAAGACCACCGGGTTGGTCTGTTGGCACTGGAATTCCCTCGACTCGTTCACGCCTGAACTCTCCAGGAACGGCGCGGGGAGAGGAAAGCTTATCAGCTGTTTGGGTAACCGGACCGCTGGCCTACCATACTCCATTCACAAGTACAAGTTTGACATGGCAGGCATTTTTAAATTCCAGGCTGACCGCCACATGTGGGTCAGTAAACCAGCCGATTGTGAAGTGCACTCtattattcagtaaaaaaattccTATCCTGCTTAAATTCACCGGCAGCTTATTGAAGTTAATGAAGATTTCTAGTGGAAAGGAACTTCAGTGCGCTTACCTTGAAAACTTCCTTCTATGGtccattgattttaaacacatcAAAGAACAcatattcagaaatatcaaattACACTGCAATCTTTCTAAAGTAGAACATGCTAGATGTCTGTCTTGAATATGTTTCTTTTACTGTAAATCAGACGACCCTAAAAGGATGTTTTCAAGGTTCATATCCATTAGAATgactagattccaggagtcaagtctgtgacagagtcagatttcagacgctgcaccaagaggaacTAAAGCctcttcttaaataaatatttacagcaaaaacaaataataatttaaattaagttaggAGCAAGATGAAGGAGAACCAGAAATGCAGACTATTGTTGTGCTAAGGGTAATGGCTTGGGTATGTTCTCAAGGTCAGAACCTTTATTTTACTTTCCATGTTCCTTTTGTACAATGCTCAGAATCTTTTTCTCTTTGAGCCACCAAGGTTAACCACAACACAGCTGATCCTCACCTTGATGACCAAAATTTGACTGGATACACAAAACTGATTCTtgacatgttttataaaactgatcATCATAAAACAGACCAAAGTCTAAACCTCTACTCACAGGGAATAAAGAGAcagaaaatataatcaaattcaatatatttaacaacgtataagtataaaaaccattttataattatCAACAACAGTCTTATGTGAACATCAATGTTTCTATTATATTTCACACTAAACTATCATCGCATTTAgtggtattataaaatatagcatGCAAGCAAATAGAATAATATaccctaaaaaaatttaaaacacataagtataataaacaataaaaacaatacaataagaaAAGTACACTCATATTACTAATGaatcataacataatatttaattatgaaaagaaCCTTCTAAAATCTTAacctaaacattttaatataacaataacataatctACACTTCTACGAGTAACACATTTAATATGATAACTAACCTTACATTTGAAACCACACCAGTATATCAAATTGATTTCTTGAACACTGTACCCAAGCcgatattacaaaaaaaaaaaaaaaccaaaacaaaacaaaattttaagatataaaaaattcattgttcgcataaaaatacataatgtacTAATCGCTTTCAGATTAAAATtcttattactaattaattaggtTGGATTATTTTTAGcccttattgttttaaataagggCACATTTTGAGGATACACATACGCATATAAACTGGATTTGattaaaagtactaaatataatataaaaaaaagtctTCACTTTCTACGTTTTGTGCGTGTTTCTGGCTGAACGAGTAATACAGATCAACAACACTACTGAATTTAACAACACAGTTGTGAATTCTACtacacaaaaatatgaaaaatatgttatatgaaGTAATAGTTGATTACATTGATTTGTCTGTATTTAGATTGATCAGTTTATTCCTgaaaaaccaaatattattttacaaaatagttatttaatttattgttaatgtattgtatttctaCTGCAACTTGCGTTGGTTCAGATTTTTACAAATTGTTGCAtgatattaattacataatttaccaCAGTCCGAGTGCCCGAGTCAGAACTGGAGTCTCGtggtggaattaaaaaaaaaatgtattttgaacaaTGGCAAAACAGACGTTGTACAGTTATTAAAGACTTGTAATACGGTTTGTGTTCATTTCGTTGTGATATTCTTGGGtggtttattttattcaaacatctAACACTTAAAAGCTGTGGTGTAATTTATAGATACGTGgcgtaatataaatataaataaaaaacagtagtATCAAGTAATTAGTCTAGAATTAGTCTAAGAGTAGGCTGTGTACGAAGAGCAGAATTTAATTTTGGACCAACTAAAGAGAACAGTGCATATTACCTTCATTTAGTCAAACTAATTGTTAAAAGTTGATCAATCATTTCATCCAAGCCTAGCCCAAAGATTGATAAACGATTATACACTGGATTTTAAGAACTTTCACATTAAAAATAGTCCCATATGTATACATGAATTTTTTTATCTTCTATCAAAATCCTTGGTAACATACATAAAAAGTAACTGAAATCCGAGGTTACAATTTTCACATATTTTGATCATTCTGATCAATCCAAACAAGAGTTATACGTATCACATAGTGTTAATGTCATTTCAGTTGAtcggtggcagtaaaatttgaaATGATTCTAATGCCATGGAACTTGCAGTTCGTAAAAACTGGAATCTCTGGTGATAAAAATAACTATGaaacgttaaaaaattatttaaatttgttgcaCACTGCATACAGCACTATCGTTACCTCTTGTGGGTACGTTATCTGAATCAGAGAACAATTGTGCAGTTTACTTCTTCTTAAGACTCTGCAGATACAGCTCCAAACCCTGCTGAACCTTGGGTTGGTTGGTGTAGTCTACAAACCTTTTCAAGTCCAACTCTTGGTTGTTCCTTAGCCAGTCCAGTGTATCCTTCCTGAAATCCAGCTTGGTCAAGTTTCTTGCTGcagctaaaaaaaaataaataacataaaaataatcattgatTTCATCACCAGTAAATAATTGTGGCATCTGCAGTAAAAAgtgttacatttacaaaatacactaaaatgagttttaaactttaaaaaaacacctCAGAAACATTAGTGATTCAATAAGTTGCCCTTTTGGCCATTATGAATAAGTCACAGAAgatattttgcaaattttatgGATTATCCgcaaaattttcttttctacaaTAACACTGTCAATTCCTTGGATAAACAAGATTTTGCTGTTTACTATTTAATGTGGCTAATacaactgttaaaaatattacctttcaAAAGGTAATAAAGTCTGGTGGAACagactaaaagaaaaaatgttaaaaggtgTCTAGACGATGTCGTGTGGGAATATAAAACAGTGTTGTGAAGAAGGTGTAAGTTAAATCTATTCTACATGATAGTCAACAATGCAAATTAATTTGTCCATGAATTTTAGTCCATGAAATTTGTATCAATGAACCCGTACTAAACGATGATGATTGGATACAAACCTGGTATTTTGGCAAATGTGGAGATAAAAGCTTCGGCTTTTGCCAGTGCGTCAGCCTTGTCCGAGGCTAACTCGTCAACTAGCCCAACCCTGAGCGCTTGGTCAGCTGTGAACATCTTCCCTGCAGTGAGAGCCAGCTCAGTCTGTCGCTCCCCCATCACGTTCCGCATTGAGTCCATGAACCTGTTGcaacaaagaatataaaacaattacaattgttttttataattttatttaattgatttgttatttaaactttagattttaaaccatttttgtgtGACTGACAACTGTGTACAAGGATTGCTTACAACATGATTTACAACGATGATTTAAGGTTGGTTGCCCAGGAACTTTATCCAGGAATGTATAGCCTAAGTCTTTCTTTTAACAATGTGTGTAATAAGTTCATTTTTGAAGCAATACTGTGGTTCTTTCCTGACTTGTTCCAGTCAGTGATTGAAATGGAGGGATCTTTTGTTAAATAGCTTCTTTTTGTAAGTCAACAGTAGAGATAAGACCTTGAGTTAAACCCCatgattaaatttcaaacacttttgcTGCCTTTTTTTGTCACAAAATTATGGCtaatgtcccattttaaagatattaatacgCATTTAAATGCTTTTGCCTATTTCTTGTCAAGTATATACTTATTGAATATTCATAAGatgaataaaaaacactaaataagcaataacaatataaaaaataaacatttttatgcagtcattttaattatgtttggtTTCTTGTGTGATTTTAGTTGGTAGTAGAGTCAGTCAAGTCAACATCAATTGTGTGTTCGTTTaggttgtttatatttatattgcctATGACaattgttttcttctttgtccagAGAGCATCTTCCAGTTAACCTGTTTGTTCTATATGATATTTCTATGAgaataaatttacacattttatctcTTGATTACCTGCCCTTAGaagatttaaattatgaaaagcaTGCTTTAAATGCTTGAAAAAgctttttttagaatattttgctACTCCTTTTATTAGTTTCCCatacaattaaatgaaatttactatCCAAATAGTCCTTGTACTTCCTCAGGGAAACAGccaactcaaaataaaaaaaaacaaaatttaaggaaATGTAGGTCATCACCTTAAGCACCTGAATAAGGGGAGATacattatataagaaaaataataacagtacgcttttaaatattacaacttccCCTGTTCTTTTACTGGAAATATTCGCTGTTTGTGAGCTCGCAGGCTTGCCAACTAATCCACACTCCACCATGTCCAAGATTTCCATCCATTCCACTGCCATGTACTATGCCACACCTTTCACTGAATATTACTACCCAATCATTGGGTAGTAATATTCAGACATTACTACCCATTTATTATGAATGggttttattatgaattattatgaatgtacttgaagcatgcatgcaatgtaataattgttgacgcaataaagattattattattatcatgataTTTACAAGGATTTatcaacaaagtttttttttccgTTAAAAACTAATTGCACaaaaattacatcttttttttaaaatgtcatgTATTGTATAtgcaaacacatttaaataaaactcaaaatgagcattgtatacaatatttttatacagttaactAAAGATgatgtaatatttgatttttgcagtccttaaacaataaaaataaataaaataattaaattatataataaaatttatgaacttttaatgatcttttaaattatttcaattaaagcTTGCATTTTCAGAGTTAAAGAATGCTAAAATATTAgatttgggaaaataaaaattttatatgatgAATACAAAGTTGCTAAAAGCTTAGTTGACCACGTACCAGCGAGGAGCGATGATGCCCAGTTGGGTCTCATTGAGGCCGATGGTACTCTTGGGTGCCACCAGGACCCGATATTCACAGCTGAGAGCCAGGAGACACCCACCAGCGGGGCTGTGGCCCTGTGGCACCATTACTTAATTGTAGTTTACATTACTTATAAacgtaaaacaataattgttgtaACCTAATTTCACCAGAAGAAAGTTTAACCAGCATCCACGATAAGTTAAAAGATACAATCAATGCAAAGAGGGAAGTTGCTCTTTAAGagggaagaaataaaaacacaagGGTTGTTTTCACAATTAAGAGTTAACATTAATACAACCGGATGAATAGGAAAATATCATATTCAGTTGTTCAAGAACAACTCCAAGCATGCTAGAGTTCAGATACTTGCCCCAAAAATCATAAACACCAAGTGCCTCATGGTCTGCTATTAGGCCAACCGACAATGTCAGGTCTGGGAGCGAACTTGTTAAACTCATAAACACCAAGTGCCTCATGGTCTGCTATTAGGCCAACCGACAATGTCAGGTCTGGGAGCGAACTTGTTAAACTCATAAACACCAAGTGCCTCATGGTCTGCTATTAGGCCAACCGACAATGTCAGGTCTGGGAGCGAACTTGTGTTAAAACTCATAAACACCAAGTGCCTCATGGTCTGCTATTAGGCCCAACCGACAATGTCAGGTCTGGGAGCGAACTTGTTAAACTCATAAACACCAAGTGCCTCATGGTCTGCTATTAGGCTCCAACCGACAATGTCAGGTCTGGGAGCGAACTTGTTAAACTCATAAACACCAAGTGCCTCATGGTCTGCTATTAGGCCAACCGACAATGTCAGGTCTGGGAGCGAACTTGTTAAACTCATAAACACCAAGTGCCTCATGGTCTGCTATTAGGCCAACCGACAATGTCAGGTCTGGGAGCGAACTTGTTACCATCTAAAATGGAATAAACTTTGCTTCGTTTCCTACAGTTATGATCATAAATTTGTTAACAGGCCTTATAgagaatacatattattttaatacacactaaatatttatgaaaaatccTATAAAAAAGGctggttttaaaatgaattagtgAATTTTAGCTCTGAAAACCAACAGCTGAACAAATGAACAACAGATTAAAGTTGCTACAGATCCTCCAGAACCACATAATTCCACGAGGCGGGGTGAAGTTGAACAACATTCCTAGGTTACATCATGATGACATGGTAGATCGGATCTACCTCTAACAAAAGTTTAAGAAGAAGCGCTCATCCTGTTTGGACACGTCGACCCCATATCTGAAGGAGTGTTACATACTAGCAAATAGTTCAGTTGGAATTGTATTAGTTATAACTATTACCGTTGTTATACTTTTTAGAGAATAAATCTTGTCTcctgtatgttttaatatttaatacatctcTTCCAATGATGACCAGGCTTGCAACATACTTTACTTACGATCCAATTCTGAACGCTGACATGAATAAGAGGTTTAAAGTCTCTTTTGGTAACTTCCTACAGATATGGAACAGAAAATCTGGTCCACTATGCAGCAGATCCGTATTTGTGTGGATACGTTATCAGTGTGGATACTGTGTTAACGTTTGTCACAAAATAATGTTCACTATTAATTGTATGAGACTCACCTGTTTTCCAACTGTTGCAATTCTCTCTATAACAGTAGATTCACTCCACGTATTAATTGATTTTCacctaatattttttatcactgggaaattaaataatttgaatatattcaaatcggtaattaatcattaatttattacattgagtTAGTTCACTATTACCgatgttttataacattctttatatatgTATAGACTTAGCACGTGCTCGCCAAATTTCAAttctcaattaaaattaaatataattgtagaaTTCAAATTGTTACTTTGTCATACTAGATATATTCTAACACAGTCAATCACCATTATATAAGATTCCATAAATCAGAACTCAATATCACATGTAGAGCAACAGAAAGAATCTTAACACGTGCTTCCCTTATTCCACGGACATGCTGTCCGAATTAAGAAAAAGGAATCAGACCGAGATCTTTCTAACAATGTGGTGGCTTACACGACGGGGTCTACAAACTGGAAATGGAGGGAAACCGGCAGCTCTTTAGCCTCCAACCAAAACCAATACGTTCGAATTGAAAGACAAACATCCTTcttgtatttgttttcatttctGCTTACCGTTCTCGGCGCGAaccatttgaatttaaatttaaccaatattgatCTGTTACAACTACCTTAACTTGAAGGATGTTATAAAGGCCTTACACAGAAAGAGGAACACGCCTTCCAAATCTGTAtgataaattttgttgtatttcagGTGTAACTTTTGTATTCCAAAACATCTGTCCCTTTATGAACTAATTAAAGAAGAGGTGACTTACGTTCATGGCAGCCACGGTGGGGAAGGACGAGCCGTACAGTTTCAGCCATGTCTGTTGCAGAGTGACCCAGAACTGTTTTAGCCTGTCCTGGTTGGGTTTGTACATTTCCATGATATCCAGTCCTGCACTGAACACGGTCGGCATCTCCTGTACAACAGTGTCAACAGGTTCTTAACTCAGTTCTGTTGGAACAGAAACCTTCACTTATTTACCACAGTTACAATACCCACTCCTCTTCCCAGGgtatatcaataaaattgttagatgtaaattttagtaaaattccaatacataacctatgaaaattatttttgaagaaaattactaCGTATAAGttaggctagttgcacacacacagattttggacgaccgattttttaccggccgtccaaattccaatagtgaactGAATGAGGGAACGGAACCTGGCACACACACGCCGACAGCTGATCGGGCGCCGGTTCacattggaatttggacggccggtaaaaatcggtcgtccaaaatcggtgtgtgtgcaactagccttaGATCACTTTTTTTAACCCTTCCCATGCCGTAGACGGTTATATTAGAAtagtagactttgaccaaaacgccaaacaCAGTTAACTCTTAGAGagttttttattcacaaaaaatgcCCGGTGCACGCTCCGTGTTTATCGTGGTTGCCaaagaagtatttataaacgaccttcattCTGCTGTAGGGGGAGGCGAGCGCCCttgtctaactccgaccacctgctcgtcagttctgcgtctcctacagagccataaccaaacatatccgtggcgtgtTTATGCTTTCTCGGTTTTCACGAGAGCGCGTTTACTACATATCTCATTATTATTcttgtggtagtgttgtgattagtttgtaacatttatcttgttttatagcaaaatgtaattaaactcttcagtttaatttcatttttcaatgaagttaaaatttatttggaacaaacagttttgtaaatacttcttttttatttttaacaattaatacgctaaattaaagtaaaatgccttgtattatacttttttttgctttcaccttttataatttaattattataaaaattagcttagaaacaaaatgttttacttgtcttggcgttataggaaagttaatggatttattagtggtgtgcgaacggttaaaataaaaattatttcacacaCATATCACAATAAAATTCAGAGCTggtaggaaaaaaaattattccagCTCAGTTTGAAGAAGTAGGTAGGTTTTGTGAcaaccaaaatattaatatagtttattttataaatataggacTCCAACTTCATTTGTATGAAAACAATTATTCTCTAGCGACGTCAATTAATAATGGAGTTGTGACTTTTTCCAAGTTTGAAAGACTGCCATATTGAAACGAAgatatttatgatacatttttctACCTAAATTGAacttgtttcaattttattttccttttcttagaaaaccttttttatttgagaattacatataatcaatatctcaaaaattgtTTGAGAttctacaaaattgtttattacatacagttaagtaatgttatttatatttaattccaaaacactgtttacttttttctaggtccataaataacaaagttggggatattttaacaatttgaacAGCTGTCATATTGAAACAGTGTACAAAAATGGCCAACAAACATATCTAGaatgcataaaaataatttttgtactaagtttcaacttcgacaatcaaagagcaagtgttcagcagtttcatcctgctcatcacacattctacagagcggatcctaaCGAAGGATgacgactctgtgaagatgcttcctcaggtgaccatgtcccgtaatcagacctataacctgagaagacatcgatctacttagtgagagaaggtcagacgccaccctggaggaaggcgaCTATAGTActattctgctcattctcagacccggatgcagcctccaccttctctcatgttcagcatGAACCCATTTTGAGACAatcccaaaggattcacaccttgaaATATCATAGAGCGGTTGAGGACCCTTCATAATCGACTCTGAGCCCctgttggccagggcatcagctctttcattcccagggatcTCATGAACAGGAAcccattgttgattctggcaagggaagaaacgatTTGATAGTagtcccagacaagtttggatttgaacacacaagagtccatCGCCATCAATACACTCTAGCTGCACTTACAGAAGTGAGGATCATGCCTCTGCTTTTGTTTTTCTCCAGGTCGTCCAATGTCTGAGAGAGTGTCTGTAGCAGCTCTAGATTCAGCCCGTTGACGGGCGGACGGTTGAGGCTGACTACCGCAACACCTGGGACATGTACAAATGTTAATTCACTCTAGTCTAACTGGATTTACAGAAGTGAgaattataattatgtactagtttttttttaaagagttataaaGTATAAGGTAGTGTCTGCAGCATCTCTAACTTCAGGGTATTGAAGACAAGATGGTTCACACTGATTACCATAACACCTCTACTGTAAACATGAATTATTTCTTGCGTGTTTACAACTAAAGTAGGGATATGAATACTACATGAATAGGTTAAGGGGTTAAAAAGTGCTGTATACACAGTTTCAGTTTACCTGTTTTTGAATTGACTTCAACTTTCGCTAACGTATCGGCAGCTGCTGAAAAATGTCGCATTTCTATTTTTGGACGAGTGAGAAGCTTTATACAGCTGCGTAGAGTTGCCATTTTGATACAACTTGTCCAGATAGGTTATCTGAAATATCACAATGAAATATCAGAATACATTTCGGCTGATGTCAATTAAACTAGTAATCTAGGTCCGGGTGGTGATATAAACTGgaggatttaaaatatatctaaatattatttaaaagttaatatcaataatttagtCATAGTGAAGacaaaactataataaagtttaaaaactctaaattgACAAATAGAGGCTGGTTTAAATGGTAATGAATCTTAGAATCTGACagctaatttatttgtttatgtgcTGAATGTGCAAGAGCCGATGGGTGTGCAATCTAAGATGATGAACTTTGGATCTGATTTAGAGAtttagtgcaggttcaaatcctgtctgtgaccgttgctcagtactatcga from Homalodisca vitripennis isolate AUS2020 chromosome 2, UT_GWSS_2.1, whole genome shotgun sequence encodes the following:
- the LOC124353519 gene encoding enoyl-CoA delta isomerase 1, mitochondrial-like yields the protein MATLRSCIKLLTRPKIEMRHFSAAADTLAKVEVNSKTGVAVVSLNRPPVNGLNLELLQTLSQTLDDLEKNKSRGMILTSEMPTVFSAGLDIMEMYKPNQDRLKQFWVTLQQTWLKLYGSSFPTVAAMNGHSPAGGCLLALSCEYRVLVAPKSTIGLNETQLGIIAPRWFMDSMRNVMGERQTELALTAGKMFTADQALRVGLVDELASDKADALAKAEAFISTFAKIPAAARNLTKLDFRKDTLDWLRNNQELDLKRFVDYTNQPKVQQGLELYLQSLKKK